The DNA region CAGGATGGCCAGCACATCGCCCTTTCCGAACCCACGAGCCCTGAGGCCGCCGGCCAGAGCCCGGATGGCGTGGCTCACCTGTCCGAATGTGAGCGTTCTTCCGGTCGGTCCGTCGATCAGTGCCGCCTTTTGCTGATTGGCATCGGCGACGCGCAACACGTACGTGGTGATGGGGATGTCGGGTACGGCAATGTCGGGAAACCGGCTGGTATAGATCATTCTGAGCTCCTCGAGAACGGCGCAACCATCTTTGCACTTAGTTGCGCCTTCCTCCACGCCGCCGGAGGTATCTAGTCATTCCGGGTGAATTGTCAATGGGTATCGCGAATCCGAGAGCGCCGACCGACAGGGATCTCGTACGAACGAGAGATCCCTTCACCCGGGGCGGGTGAATAGAGCCGATCTTGCCGGGCCGGCAAGATCGGCTCTTTGGTGTGCGGCCATCACCCGGAAGGGAGCAAGCATCTTCGATCCAGCGGGCAGCCGAGAGTGTTCAGTTGTCCGCTGCCCCGAAGAGGATGCGTCCGTCCACTTCCACCCGCTCGACTTCGCCGAGCAAGCGGAGATGCTCGAGGTGTGCGAAAGTCTCACTCTCGGCCATGAAACCCATAAGACGTTTGGGAAACAGTTCGCCGGCCATGCTCTGAACGGTCATGGGTTCCGAAGCATCGATGACCGCTCGCAGCTGATCGAGTCGTTGCTCATGGTGTTCTGTTATCGAGGCGGCCCGCCCGGCCAGGTCGGTGATCGGGTTCCCGTGGGCCGGAAGCACGACTGAGACACCCGGCAGCGCGACCGTCTTGGCGAGGCTCTCCACGTACTCGGCAAGGGGATCCGGGCCTGCGCCGATTCCGGCAATGTGCGGGGTAATGGTCGGCAACACGTGATCGCCGCTGAACAGGACTCCGGTCGCAGGTTCGAACCAGCACAGGTGATCGATGGTATGTCCCGGAGTGTGAACAGTCTGCAGAATGCGGTTTCCCAGCACGAGATGCTCACCATCGGAGAGGCGCCTGGTCGGTGTCGGGCTGCGGAACATGCGATGCGCCATGTTGCGCATCCACCAGGCGCGCACCCGGCGGCCGGTTGGAAGCCGGTCGGATGTTCCATGCCACGGCATTCGACCCAGGCGGGCAGCTTGATGCCGGTCACGCATCTCGTCGTCGAGGATCGCCTCGGTGTGGTTGTCGGGGGTCCACCAGATCTGAAACGAGTTGTGGGCCAGCACATCGGCCCCGGCAACATCTGCGATTCTCGCCGCGTTGCCGAAATGGTCCGGATGTGAGTGCGTGATCATGATGGTGTGCACGCGACGCAGCGGCACGCCCGCCGCTTTCATTCCGGACCGGACCGCCGCCCACCCCGCTCTGCCGGGTAGACCCGTATCGATGACGGCCGCGCCGCGCTCATCCTCGAGGACGTACATGTTGGTGTGCCCGAGTCCGGTGAAGTTGATCGGAAGCTGCACCCTGATGACGCCCGGAGCGACCTCCTTGACCTCGCGCGAGGCGGGAAGGGCCTCCTGCTTCATCAGTAGGACTTCGGCAGTCCGAGGGAATGCTGGGCGACGAAGTTGAGAATCATCTCTCGGCTGATGGGCGCGGTGCGGAGAAGACGGACGTTGCCCCACAAGTCGGCGAGACCGTATTCGGAGCTGAGTCCGTTGCCGCCGTGGGTCTGTATGGCCAGGTCGAGGGCTTCCATCGCCGCTTCGCCGATTGCGTACTTAGCCATGTTGGCCGCTTCGGCGGCATCGTGGCCGTTGTCGTACTGCCAGGCAGCTTTGTAGATCATCAGCCTGGCGAGCTCTACCTCCACCTTTGCCTTGGCCAGGGGATGGGCGATGCCCTGGTGGGTTCCGATGGGGACGTCCCACACCTTTCGCTCACGGGCGTACGCCGCCGCCTTGTCGAGAGCGTACCGGCCGAGGCCGGCCCCGATCGCCGCGCCTGTGATCCTCTCCGGATTGAGTCCCTGGAATACCTGCCGGAGCCCGTCGCCTTCCGTGCCGACCAGTCGATCGGCCGGGACTTCGACATTGTCGAAGAACAGCGTGTATTGATTCTCCGGTGAAACCATCTCCATGTCGATCTTCTGCATGGTGAGGCCGGGCGTGTCCACCGCGACCACGAACAGCGACAGTTGTGCCTTGCCGGTGGTCTCATCGGTTCCCGTCCTGGTCACGACGAGGACGTCGTCGGCTTCATCGACCGCCGAGATGTAGTACTTCTGACCGTTGAGCCGGTAGACATCTCCGTCGCGTTTGGCGGTGGTGGACAAGCGATGCGAGTTCGAGCCGGCATCGGGTTCGGTGATGGCGAAAGCGATGCGCCGCTCGCCGGAGGCTATTCCGGGAAGCCACCTCTGCTTCTGACCGTCGGTCCCGAACTTGGTGATGATCGAACCGGCGATCGCCGGTGAGACGATGAGTATCAGCAGGGGCAGCCCTTGAACTGCGAGTTCCTCGCAGACGATCGAGAGTTCATAGATCCCCATCCCCCCGCCGCCGTACTCCTCAGGGATGTTGACCCCTATGAAACCACCGGCGGAAAGCGCTTCCCACAGCTCTTCGACCTTCTCGCCCCGCCGCCCTCGCTCGGCGTAGTACTCGTGACCGAAGCCGCCTGCGATATCGGCAATCGCCTGCCGCAGCATCGTTTGCTCTTGAGTCTCCAGGAAGTCCACGAAAACCGCCTCCTCATGTTTTGGCGAAGGGTAGACGGTCCCCCGCCGGTCGAACCCGTGCAGAAACCGGAGTCGGCTCCTCCCTGCCGCGTCTCACCTATGTCGCCCCGCCCAGTCGGCAAACGCCTCCAGAGCTTCCGGGTTGGCCATCGCGTCGGTCCGTGCCGCCTTCTCGACGGGCAGCCCGGCAAGGATACGCTTCACCGGAACCTCCATCTTCTTGCCGTTCAGGGTGCGGGGAACGTCGGCTATCCGATGAATCTCGTCGGGAACGTGTCGTGGAGACAGCTCGGTGCGGATGGCCGACTTGAGCCTCTCCCGGAGATCGGGGGTCAAATCGTGGCCGGTCCTCATGACGACGAACAGCAGCAGACTGTCCTCCCTGCCCAGTTGGCCGGTATCGATGACGAGGCTGTCCTCTATCTCGGTGAATCCATCGACGACCCGGTAGAACTCACTGGTACCGGTTCTGACGCCGCCCCGGTTGAGGGTCGAATCCGATCGCCCGTAAACCACGCACCTCCCGTCCGGTGCGATCTTTATCCAGTCGCCATGGCGCCAGACACCCGGGAACATTTCGAAGTAGCTCGATCGGTAGCTCTCTCCATCCGGATCATTCCAGAAGAAGACGGGCATAGACGGCATCGGCGCAGTCACCGCCAGCTCGCCCACCTCATCGACTACCGGTCGTCCTTCAACGTCGAATGCCTCCACCGCGGCCCCGAGATAGCGGCACTGTATTTCGCCGGCCCTGACCGGAAGCAAGGGGCACGAGCCGATGAACGCCGCACAAAGATCGGTGCCGCCGCTGACCGATCCGAGGAGCACATCGTCGTTCACCCGCTCGTAGACCCAGACGAATCCCTCCGGGGACAGCGGGGCACCGGTCGAGCCGACGCTGCGCAACATCGATAGGTCGTAGCTCTGCCCGGGATCGAGGTCGGCTTTGAGGCATGCGTGGATGAACGGAGCCGAAGTCCCGAAGTAGGTCACTTTCAAACGCTCGGCCATTCGCCACAGGGCGTCGAGGTCCGGATAGCCGGGACTGCCGTCGTACAAGACGATCGTGGAGCCCACCAGCAGGCCGGACACGAGGTAGTTCCACATCATCCACCCGGTCGACGTGTACCAGAAGAACCGGTCGGACTCTCCGAGGTCCATTTGCAGGCTCAGATCCTTGAGGTGTTGAAGGAGAATCCCTCCTTGCGGGTGCACGATCGGCTTGGGCAGACCTGTGGTACCGGACGAGTACAGCACCCAGAGCGGGTGATCGAACGGGACTCGCTCGAAGCTCAGTGGTTCGGGATCCGCGGTCAGTGCTTCCCAACTCAAGGTGTCCGCCGGACGATCCAGTCCCAAACGGCTCAGGATCACGGTGGCCGCCAGGGACGGTAATCGCCCCCGTACCTGCTCAACGACGTCGAGGCGGTCGAACGCTCTTCCCCCGAATCGGTAGCCGTCTACGGATACCAGGACCTTGGGCTCGATCTGCTCGAAACGGTGGGCGATTGCTCCGAGCCCGAACTCGGGCGAGCAGCTCGACCAGACGGCACCGAGACTGGCAGTGGCCAGGAAGGCCACCAGGGTCTCCGGAATGTTCGGCATCAAGGCGGCCACACGGTCGCCTTTGCCGACTCCGAGCCGGCGAAGTCCGGCGGCCGCAGCCGCCACACGATCGGCCAGTTCCGCGTAAGTCAACTTCTCCACGGCGCCGCTCTCGTCCGTGGCGATCACGGCCGTGTGATCATCCCGTCTCGAGAGGGCACGTTCGGCGTAGTTGAGCCGGGCTCCCTCGAACCACCTGGCCCCGGGCATCGTGGCGTCGCCCAGGACCCGCTCGTAGGAGGAGTCGATTCCGAAGTACTCCCACAGCGCCCCCCAAAAAGCCTCGAGATCGGCCACCGACCACTCCCACAGAGCCCCGTAGTCGCTGAAATCGAGTCCGCGGGCGCGGCGGAGCCAGGCAAGGAACCCGGTGAGGTTGGAGGCTGCGCGGCGTTCGTCCGAGGGTTCCCACAAGACCGTCCCTTCGGTGACATCCGCGCGCATGGGCGGAGGCTAGTAAACGGCACCGTGAAAATTCTCATCGCCGACCTGTTGGGTCGTCGGATGTGCGCGTAGGCTCGGCAGCGGCCGACCAATACGGAGGTTCCCGGAATGCGACCCGTGTACGCACTGTCTGGTGGTGTATCCAAGTTCGCCAAAGCCAGACCCGACAAGACCTTTCAGGCAATTGTCAAAGAGGCCTACGACTACGCCATCGCCGACATCGGCATCGACTTCCCGGCCTTCACGAGAGCGGTGGACGGTTCGGTGGCTTCCTACTTCTCGGATCACTTCTCACGCCAACTGATGGCGGGCATCATGGCCCAGGACTATCTGGGACTCGTGCCCAAGCCGTCGCATCGGGTGGAGGGCGGCGGTGCCACGGGAGGCCTGTGCTTCCAGGAGGCTTGGAAGTCGATTGCGTCCGGACACATGGATGTGTGCGCGGCGTACGGTTTTGAGACCATGAGCCACGTCGAGACCTGGAAGGGAAACGAGTTCATCGCACTGGCCTCGGATGTGTCCTGGGACTATCCGGTCGGGGGCTTCTACTCGGGCTACTACGCCATGATGGTGACCCGCCACATGAAGGAGTACGGCACGACCGTCGAGCAGATGGCGGCCGTCTCGGTCAAGAACCATCTCAACGCGTACCACAATCCGTACGCGCAGAAACGCAACCGGTACACCATCGAGGATGTCCGCAACTCGCCGATGGTGGCCTGGCCGCTGACGCGGCTGGACATCTGCGTAATGTCCGACGGGGCGGCGGCCGTGATCTTCGCTTCCGAAGACGGCATCGAAAGGCTGGAAGCCGCCGGAGCCGAGATCCCCCGGCCGCTGGTGCAGGTGACCGGCATCGGTCGCGGTACCGACGCCATGCGCATGTCGGATCGCCCGCACGTCGACTACGAGACTTTCATGCAGGACTACGCAACAGACCAGGAGAGGTCTTCCGAGGACACTCGCAACCACTATCGCTCTCTGTGGGACCGCGGCACCCGTTATCCGGGCGTCCACTCTTTCCGGGCCGGGCGGACCGCCGGCAATATGGCCTACAGGCATGCGGGGATCACAGATCCCCTCGAAGAGCTCGATTTCGTGGAACTCCACGATGCCTACACATCGAGCGAAATCCAGACGTATGAGGACCTTGGTCTGTGCCGCTACGGCGAGGGAGGGGAGTTTGCCGCCTCCGGCAAGGCGTTCATGCCCGGCATCGAATACGGACTCGACCTGACCTCCGACCCGGTGTGCCCGGTCAATCCGTCCGGAGGCCTGATTGCCTGCGGCCACCCGGTCGGAGCCACCGGACTGATGCAGGGGGTGTTCGCCATCTGGCAACTCCAGAACACGATCGGCAAGCACTTCGGAGACGAGACTCTCCAGGTCTCAGACGCCCGCCGGGGTGCCATTCACTCGCATGCTGGAACGGGCACCTACGTCACCGTCAGCATTCTGGAAAGGGAGGGAAACCGATGAGCGACGCACGTCGAGAAGAGACACTGGGCGGCTTCGTCGTCCATGGAGTTCCTTTCCCGGTCGAGACCGACCCGGACGCGCTGGCCTTCCTCAAGCGGATGACTCCGATCCAGATCGAACAGCAGTACTCGATCACCTATCTGCACTCGTACGGACAGGACAGCCCCTGGTTCGCCGGTGCGTCCAACAAGAGGCTGCTGGCCTCGCGGGAACCCGACTCGGGATACGCCTACGCCACTCCGCGCGGCCACGACATGTACACCGGGCGGGAAACCGAGTGGATCGATGTAACGGACCGCACGGCGACCGTGCACGCCTTCACGGTGTGCTATTTCGGGTCGGAGGAGTTCCTGCCCGATACGCCTTTCGTGCTGGCGCTGATCGAGTATGAAGGCGTGAACACGTTGTTCCTCACGAGGCTGATCGGCCTGGATCACACGCAGGCGTCACTCGAGTGGATAGGAAGGGAAGTGCAACCCCGCTTCCTGAGAAACAGCAAGCTGAAACCGACCGACGTCTACTTCGTGCCTGCCTGACGGAACCGATGGCCGGCGCCGGGAGTGCAGGTTCTCTCGGCCTAGACCCGGAGCATCTAGAAGGGCACATCATCGATGGGAGTTGAACCGGTTCTGCGCAGGGGAGTCACTCGTAACATGCGGTTCGCGACCTGGAGGAATACGTGAGGGACAGCGCCGAAGCGGGCTGGTTCGACAACTCTTTGCGCGCCCTCGTCGCTTCGAACGTGGCGACGATGATCATCGCCCTCGTGGAGGGCTGGTCGCTCTCACCGTTGCTCTTCATCTACTGGGCGCAGAGTGTGGTGATCGGCGCCTTTCACGTCCGGCGGATTCTCAATCTCGATGAGTTCACAACCACCGGCCTGAAGATGAACGGCCGGCCGGTGAGGCCGGGTGTCAGGGCACAGCGGCAGATCGCCGGATTCTTTGCCGTGCACTACGGCTTCTTCCACCTGGTCTACCTGGTCTTCGTACTCACCGGGGTCAATTCCGACGGAGGATTCGCCTCCGGCGCCTGGTGGGCGCTGGTCGGAGGAGTGCTCGTCTTCGCCGTCAACCACTACTTCTCGTACGTGCAGAACCGCGAGTTGGACGGGCGGGGCAAGCCGAACATCGGAACGATGTTGTTCCTTCCTTACGCACGGATCCTGCCCATGCATCTGCTGATCGTGATGGGCGCCACGATCGGCGGTGAGAGCCGGACCGCACTGATCATCTTCATCGTGCTCAAGACCGTCGCCGACGCGGTCATGCACATCGTCGAGCACAGGACGCTACGAAAGGTCGCCGTGGTGAGTTCTGAGTCCTAGGTTCTGAGTGCAATCCATCCACCTCGAAGCCTCACCCCCGCAGCGCCGACCAGAAGATGCCGGGGAGCTTCGACGGGGAGGGTCGCATCTCCATGTCCACCAACCGGCGCGTGACGTCGTTGGCTCGCTTGTGGTCGGGGAACCACAGTGGCTTGACGGGCTGTTTGAACAGGGCTCTCACAACGCTCTTCTCCACCCGATCGAACAGATAAGTGTTGTGGACGACTCCGATACCGCTGCCGATGTTCTCCATCGTGTTGCCGGGAAAGGCACCCCACGACGTGCTCGTCAGCGCGTAGCCGAGGCCGACCCAGATGTTGACGGCCACAGTGCCGTAGCGCAGGTTTCCAATCGCCTCTTCCAAGGCAGCCGCGAAGCCGGGCTGCTTGAGGGTCTTCGGGTGGATGATCAGAGTGGCGCCCAACTGGCCCCACAGCTTCTCGTTGCAGAACTCGACGGCCCGCTCGAGGAACTCGATGTCGGACCCGGAGGACGGCAGAGGTGCCTCGCCGAACAGTCCGGTGAAGGCCTCAGTTGTGAAACAGACATCGGCCTCGTTGTCGGCGCGGAGGCCCTCGATGAACGTCCAGGGAACGGTGCCGGCTCCTGCCTCCCCGTATCTGCCGGCTTCTGGATGCTCATCGACAAACAGCTTCCAACGGTCCTCGGCACCCGGGTAGTAGGCGGGGCGATCCGGAGTGGCGTCGAGGCCATCCCTGATCGCGGCAAGGAGCGGTTCCCGGAGACTCCAGCTCTCCGGTGTCACCACGACGCGAGCCGCGATGCAGTTGAAGCCGGCGTTGTGAGTGAGCATCGATGCGATGTTCTTGCCCTGATAGGCGACGTCCGAATCAGACCAGGGTCCCGGTACGACTATCACCGGCGTGACATTTCCTAATTCAGATGCGATCGGCTTGCCCAGGTGAGGATCGTTGGCGGCCTTCCTGCGCTTTCCCTCTTCGCCCATGCCGAAGACGATCGAATCGTGGGTCTTGTCGGATCCGGTGATATGTACCTTTCCGATACCTTCATGGTGGCACAGGTAATAACCCTCGGTCGCTCCCCCGTAGAGAATGCGCAAGAACCCGGCCTCGATGAGCTCCGAGAAGGCTTCGGTGAGGATCGGCCCCAGATACTCGTTGACCGGATTCATCTTCAGGGCAACCACATCGTTCTCCACGAACAGCTTGTACATGGAGTCCATCGCCGGGATACAGGCGACGTTGCCCGCGCCGAGGACCAGAGCAACGTCACAGGAGGCGTCTTGGTCGGGTTGATAGATGACCGCCTGCGTACTTGCGAGCTGCGCGGGGGAAACGCCCGGCTCCATCCAGATCTCTCCGGTGAGTCCGGTCCACAGCAACCTGTCGTAGATGTCGGTCGGAAAGACCTTGACAATCGTCTGTCCCTTGCGGGTGGTGACCGGACCGGGGTACTGAGGAGAACCGTGCCGGGCGACGTCGGCCAGAGCGTCCTTGAGGAGACGCGCATTGCGAATGAGGAGTACCGGTCCACCGTGCCACTCCTCGGCGGCCACCGGAGCATCGAACGAGATACCCTTCGCCGAACAAGCGGCCCGCACCCACTTCTCCGCAACGGCGGCAGTGCGCTCCATGATGCCCTCGAGGTAGGCGATTCGCCGCTCGATCGATGTAGCCGCCCACGAACCCTTGTTTGCCCGCAACACCTCGACGGCGGCATCCAACTCCTCCGTCGACGAGGCCTTGATCGAGTGAGGACCCTCAGGGTGAACGATGCTGCCGGTGGTTATGGTCACAGTGGCTCCTTCATCGCCGCGGCGGCGCCAAGGGTAGTTGCCGGGCGCCGCATCCGTCGGGGGAACGGAGATCTAGGCGGTACCGAGCGAATCACGCAGATGCGGGGCGAACAGCTCCGGCTCCAACAGGAACGCGTCGTGACCGCGCTCCGAATGCACCGTGATCCGCCGAACGGGCACGCCCGCTCGCTTCAAGGCGGCCGCCAGTTCCTCTTGCTCGTCCGGGTAGAAGCACACGTCCGAGTCGATGGAGAACACCATGAACTGCTGTTCGCGACAGCGCTTGAACAACTCGTCGAAGCTGGTCTCACCCGCCTGCTCGAGAAGGTCGAAGGTTTGCCACAACTCCAAGATGTGCAGGTAGCTGTTGGCGTCGAACCGGCGGACGAGTTTCGTTCCCTGATGCCACATGTACGACTCCAGCGGATTCGTGATCTTTACGTATCCGCCGGTTTCGTTGCGATCGACGACTTCCGAACGCGCCCGCTCCTCCATCGCCTTGAGCGACACGAACGTCTTGTGGCCGATCATCCGGGCCAGTGCGAGCCCTCGCTCAGGGTGAGGGCCGCCGTAGTAGTCGCCGCCGTTGAACAAAGGGTCGTTCTCGATCGCCAGCGCTTGCTCGAAATTGTGTATCCGTTGGAGAGCCGTCACTCCCAGCCCGGCCGCGATCGGTATGACGACACCTACACGGTCGGGATACCGGGTCGCCAGGCTCAATGCCATGAGCCCACCGACAGACCCACCGATGGCGGCGTGGAGACGGTCGACTCCGAGATGATCCAAGAGGGCGACCTGACTGTCGACGACGTCCGTCAGGCTGAGGCGCGGGAAACTCGAACCATACGGTCGGCCGGTTGCCGGGTCGATCGAGGCAGGCCCCGTCGACCCATAGCAACTGCCGATGTAGTTGGCGCAGATGACTGCGAACTTCCTCGTGTCCAAGGCCCTTCCCGGTCCGATGAAACCATCCCACCAGCCGATCCGCACCTCTTCGTTCCATCGTTCGCTCACAGCAGGGAATCCTTCGTTGAACCCTGCCGCATGCTGACTGCCGGTGAGCGCGTGAAACACCAGGACTGCGTTCGACCGGTCCTCGTTCAGATTCCCGTATACCTCGTATGCGACCGTGGCCGGCTGCAGGCGATCCCCGCCGCGCAGGGGCAATCCGTCCTCGAACGTGACGAACTGTGTTTCGACCGGGCCGACCGAAGCGGCCGACGGGTTCACGGCCAACCCCATCCGCACGCCGCACCGGTCGCGGTACGCACGGTGTCGTCCCCCATCAGTCCGACCGCACTTCGGCGGCCGCCGCCAGGGCAGCGGCGAAGTCCGCCTTTATGTCCTCGATGTGCTCGATGCCGACGGAAACCCGCACCAGGTCCGCACGCACACCGGCCGCCGTGCGCTCATCGTCCGAGAGTTGCTGATGTGTTGTCGATGCAGGATGGATCACGAGTGTCTTCGCGTCACCCACGTTGGCGAGATGGCTGGCCAGTTCGACCGAATCGATGAAGCGCCGGCCCGCCTCATAGCCGCCGTCGATTCCGAACGAGAGCACCGCACCGAACCCGTGTCGCAGATACTTCTTGGCCGTGCCGTGGGAGCGGTGCGACGGCAGACCCGGGTAGTTGACCCAGCTGACGTCTGGGCGTGCCTCCAGCCATTCGGCCAGCTCGAGAGCATTGTCAACGTGCCTTTGCACCCGCAGCGACAAAGTCTCGAGGCCCTGCAGGAGCAAGAACGAGTTGAAGGGACTGAGGGCCGCCCCCAGATCGCGTAAACCTTCGACCCTGGCCCTTATCGCAAAAGCGATATTGCCGAACGGACCGTCGGAGCCGAAGACGTCCCCGAAGACCAATCCGTGATAGCCCGGTGAAGGTTCCGAGAACTGGGGGAACCTGCCGTTGTTCCAATCGAAGTTTCCCGAGTCGACGATGACCCCGCCGATCGAAGTTCCATGACCCCCGATCCACTTCGTGGCGGAGGCCACCACGACGTCGGCGCCGTGCTCGATCGGCCGCACGAGGTATCCGGCACACCCGAAGGTGTTGTCGACGATGAGCGGTGTCCCATGCCGGTGCGCCACATCGGCGACGGCTTCCAGGTCCGGGACGAGGAACTCGGGGTTGGCGATCGATTCGACGAAGACGGCCTTCGTTCGCTCGGTGATCGCAGCCTCCAGGGCCTCGGGATCGGTGCTCTCTACGAACCTCACGTTGATACCAAGGCGCGGCAGGGTCACTTTGAACTGGTTGTAGGTACCTCCGTACAGGTAGCTGGAGGCCACGATTTCATCGCCTGCCTGGGCCAGGTTGGATATCGCCAGGAACTGAGCCGCCTGTCCAGACGCGGTGGCGACGGCCGCCACGCCACCCTCGAGAGCGGCAATCCGCTGCTCGAATACATCGGTGGTCGGGTTCATGATCCGCGTGTAGATGTTGCCGAACTCTTCCAACCCGAAGAGCCGGGCCGCATGATCGGTGTCATCGAACGTATAGGAGGTCGTCTGGTAGATGGGGACGGCGCGAGAGTTCGTGCCGGGGGCCGGCTCCTGGCCGGCGTGGACCTGAAGTGTCTCAAAACGGTATTCCGAGCTCATTGCTCTCCTTCGGTTGTTCGAGGGTCCCAATTGAGGAACCGCCTCGAAGTGAAGAGGCGGTCACGACGATCGTCGGCCTGTCCTCATCTTTCCCGCTGTTACGGGCAGGATTTGGCACCGTTCTCTCCGAGATGGTTGCCAAGGCTTCGCAGGGCCTGTTCCCTCCACCTTTCTGGATGATTTCCTGTGAGTTCGTCGTTCGTCTCGGTCGCTACCTCCGTTGGAGAGTGAACCAGTTGTACGGGAGGTTCCAGGCGTTGTCAAGAGGTTTCCGATTGATTCGGCGTACAGACGAGTAGCGTCACACCCATGGACCCAAACGAACCGGTCGAAGCCGGTACATTCTTCAGCCGGTTCGACGCAGATGTCGCCCGCGCTCATCTGGAGTCCGTGGGGATCAGAGCCTTCGTCCAGGCCGACGACGCCGGGGCAACCTATGTCGGGCTCGAATTGGCCAGGGCTCGACTGTTCGTCCGTTCGGCCGACCTTGCAGACGCACAAGAGGAGCTGGGGCTGGAAGACCTCGAGAGAACCTGAGCCCGCCGCCCGGTCTTCGGACGGTAACGTGTCCAGCACCGACGGAGAGGCTTCACAGTGCGACTCGACCCCACGGCTATTCGTTCCAGGTTCCCGGCCCTGGACCGGAAGCAAGGCGGCAGGCCCGTCGTCTGGGCAGACGGTCCCGGCGGGACACAGGTTCCCTCCCCCGTTATCGAAGCGATGAGCGAAGTACTCAGCCGGGGCGCCAGCAATCACGGTGGTTTCTTCTCGGCAAGCGCCGAATCAGATGAAGTCCACGAGGAGGCGCGCCGGGCAGTGGCCGACCTGTTCGGCTCCTCCCCCGGTGAGATCGTCTTCGGCCAGAACATGACGAGCCTGACGTTTGCTCTGAGCAGGGCAATCGGGCGAACCTGGTCGGAGGGCGACGAAGTGGTCCTGACCCGGCTCGACCACGATGCGAACGTAACACCCTGGATGCTGGCCGCCCGCGATGCAGGTGCGACGGTACGCTTCGCCGACATCGACACCGAGACCGCCACGCTCGACCTGGATTCCCTCGAAGCGGCGGTCGGGTCCAACACGCGCCTCGTCGCGGTGCCCGCCGCGTCGAATGCGGTAGGCAGCCTCGTAGACGTTTCGAAGGTGGTTGAGATAGCACACTCGGCCGGAGCCCTCGCCTTCGTCGATGCCGTCCACTACGCGCCGCACGGGCCGATCGACGTCCGGGCATTCGATTGCGATTTCCTCGTGGCATCCGCCTACAAGTTCTTCGGACCCCACACCGGTGCCCTGTACGGGAAACACGACCACCTCGAACGGTTCGAGGCGTATCGCCTGAGACCC from Acidimicrobiia bacterium includes:
- a CDS encoding DUF6498-containing protein: MRDSAEAGWFDNSLRALVASNVATMIIALVEGWSLSPLLFIYWAQSVVIGAFHVRRILNLDEFTTTGLKMNGRPVRPGVRAQRQIAGFFAVHYGFFHLVYLVFVLTGVNSDGGFASGAWWALVGGVLVFAVNHYFSYVQNRELDGRGKPNIGTMLFLPYARILPMHLLIVMGATIGGESRTALIIFIVLKTVADAVMHIVEHRTLRKVAVVSSES
- a CDS encoding OB-fold domain-containing protein — protein: MSDARREETLGGFVVHGVPFPVETDPDALAFLKRMTPIQIEQQYSITYLHSYGQDSPWFAGASNKRLLASREPDSGYAYATPRGHDMYTGRETEWIDVTDRTATVHAFTVCYFGSEEFLPDTPFVLALIEYEGVNTLFLTRLIGLDHTQASLEWIGREVQPRFLRNSKLKPTDVYFVPA
- a CDS encoding thiolase domain-containing protein (Catalyzes the synthesis of acetoacetyl coenzyme A from two molecules of acetyl coenzyme A. It can also act as a thiolase, catalyzing the reverse reaction and generating two-carbon units from the four-carbon product of fatty acid oxidation), whose product is MRPVYALSGGVSKFAKARPDKTFQAIVKEAYDYAIADIGIDFPAFTRAVDGSVASYFSDHFSRQLMAGIMAQDYLGLVPKPSHRVEGGGATGGLCFQEAWKSIASGHMDVCAAYGFETMSHVETWKGNEFIALASDVSWDYPVGGFYSGYYAMMVTRHMKEYGTTVEQMAAVSVKNHLNAYHNPYAQKRNRYTIEDVRNSPMVAWPLTRLDICVMSDGAAAVIFASEDGIERLEAAGAEIPRPLVQVTGIGRGTDAMRMSDRPHVDYETFMQDYATDQERSSEDTRNHYRSLWDRGTRYPGVHSFRAGRTAGNMAYRHAGITDPLEELDFVELHDAYTSSEIQTYEDLGLCRYGEGGEFAASGKAFMPGIEYGLDLTSDPVCPVNPSGGLIACGHPVGATGLMQGVFAIWQLQNTIGKHFGDETLQVSDARRGAIHSHAGTGTYVTVSILEREGNR
- a CDS encoding acetoacetate--CoA ligase; this encodes MRADVTEGTVLWEPSDERRAASNLTGFLAWLRRARGLDFSDYGALWEWSVADLEAFWGALWEYFGIDSSYERVLGDATMPGARWFEGARLNYAERALSRRDDHTAVIATDESGAVEKLTYAELADRVAAAAAGLRRLGVGKGDRVAALMPNIPETLVAFLATASLGAVWSSCSPEFGLGAIAHRFEQIEPKVLVSVDGYRFGGRAFDRLDVVEQVRGRLPSLAATVILSRLGLDRPADTLSWEALTADPEPLSFERVPFDHPLWVLYSSGTTGLPKPIVHPQGGILLQHLKDLSLQMDLGESDRFFWYTSTGWMMWNYLVSGLLVGSTIVLYDGSPGYPDLDALWRMAERLKVTYFGTSAPFIHACLKADLDPGQSYDLSMLRSVGSTGAPLSPEGFVWVYERVNDDVLLGSVSGGTDLCAAFIGSCPLLPVRAGEIQCRYLGAAVEAFDVEGRPVVDEVGELAVTAPMPSMPVFFWNDPDGESYRSSYFEMFPGVWRHGDWIKIAPDGRCVVYGRSDSTLNRGGVRTGTSEFYRVVDGFTEIEDSLVIDTGQLGREDSLLLFVVMRTGHDLTPDLRERLKSAIRTELSPRHVPDEIHRIADVPRTLNGKKMEVPVKRILAGLPVEKAARTDAMANPEALEAFADWAGRHR
- a CDS encoding acyl-CoA dehydrogenase family protein, yielding MDFLETQEQTMLRQAIADIAGGFGHEYYAERGRRGEKVEELWEALSAGGFIGVNIPEEYGGGGMGIYELSIVCEELAVQGLPLLILIVSPAIAGSIITKFGTDGQKQRWLPGIASGERRIAFAITEPDAGSNSHRLSTTAKRDGDVYRLNGQKYYISAVDEADDVLVVTRTGTDETTGKAQLSLFVVAVDTPGLTMQKIDMEMVSPENQYTLFFDNVEVPADRLVGTEGDGLRQVFQGLNPERITGAAIGAGLGRYALDKAAAYARERKVWDVPIGTHQGIAHPLAKAKVEVELARLMIYKAAWQYDNGHDAAEAANMAKYAIGEAAMEALDLAIQTHGGNGLSSEYGLADLWGNVRLLRTAPISREMILNFVAQHSLGLPKSY
- a CDS encoding MBL fold metallo-hydrolase; protein product: MKQEALPASREVKEVAPGVIRVQLPINFTGLGHTNMYVLEDERGAAVIDTGLPGRAGWAAVRSGMKAAGVPLRRVHTIMITHSHPDHFGNAARIADVAGADVLAHNSFQIWWTPDNHTEAILDDEMRDRHQAARLGRMPWHGTSDRLPTGRRVRAWWMRNMAHRMFRSPTPTRRLSDGEHLVLGNRILQTVHTPGHTIDHLCWFEPATGVLFSGDHVLPTITPHIAGIGAGPDPLAEYVESLAKTVALPGVSVVLPAHGNPITDLAGRAASITEHHEQRLDQLRAVIDASEPMTVQSMAGELFPKRLMGFMAESETFAHLEHLRLLGEVERVEVDGRILFGAADN